The Alosa sapidissima isolate fAloSap1 chromosome 8, fAloSap1.pri, whole genome shotgun sequence genome contains a region encoding:
- the LOC121715734 gene encoding LOW QUALITY PROTEIN: MARVEL domain-containing protein 2-like (The sequence of the model RefSeq protein was modified relative to this genomic sequence to represent the inferred CDS: inserted 2 bases in 1 codon), with protein MSAWNGSNAHFDRVRDVPHYDQVPIGSLARDTELALSADPLPPPPLPAYPPVGSEFYPSDTEDNHDDAMDIKPVRRFLPDSVKNFFRGSKRWSSRSAAPDNNTTSGGVPCSPPNSCPPSPVPPGSYLDPYGGSGGSYTSQKEREAMLLGEPVESVSGVSGRSAMTYSERVEEYHQRYSYMKSWAGLLRILACVELLLGAAVFACVCAYIHKDNEWFNMFGYSQPGMGIGGMGGAMYGGGSQYTGPKTPFVLVIAGLAWVATIILLVLGMTMYYRTILLDSSWWPITECILNFALSMLYMSGGVVYVNDTNRGGLCFYHVFNNGPNAAFCRTEAGQTAAIIFLFVNMLVYLVGSGVCLKLWRHEAARMRREALAQEMKTTASVPFGLTGPGSSVSEPVRQAMLSVQPDGRSLSPGPTLEPEIIRGHIPAGHIPKPVIIPDYVAKYPSIYSDEERDNYKAVFNDQYAEYRELHAEVEVLIKKFDEMDNMMQNIRPTSQMEKERVDAVIQEYQRKKMDPTFLEKKERCEYLKSKLAHIKQKIYEYEHIHSESWTPQQAQAMRPQAGAGVMVITGLGRCHRDAELERLGGWEVVVGHGHRNRSQHTFSYEEKLLHFYRWTSPPGVMKIISIIIIIMCVAVFACVASTLVWDYDMSAMGMGGLGTGLGGGGMYGGXGGGYGGSYGGGGTYGGGSFGGGSGTGGYGYGGSGYMDPKSGKGFIIAIAAITFIAVLIILILVVSRQSTSQSPKFYLASTIISAILALLMLIATIVYMVAVNPQAQTSGSIMYSQIQMMCSQFQNQQQASGIFINQYLYHYCVVEPQEAVGIVLGFLIVVGLIILLVFAVKTRGQIRRYGRDRVLWEEVKMLRDAGPKSVGEWVTSVSGEPNALVNDYNDQVGGSINYLDEGMDKERPIYLPGSSDITSSLGGLKSKRKGSDMGTESADELDDLDLDSEFPPIVTEEQRLDYKRAFDRDHMEYKRIQAEIDDVNLGVTEVDRELDRLQEGSPQFLDAMDEYNRLKTLKKSSEYQMKKKRSKYLKAKMSHLKKRVNQYDHRP; from the exons ATGTCTGCATGGAATGGGTCAAATGCTCACTTTGACCGGGTCAGAGATGTACCACATTATGACCAGGTGCCCATCGGGTCACTTGCAAGGGACACAGAGCTAGCACTGAGTGCagaccccctcccacccccaccccttcctgCGTACCCTCCAGTTGGATCTGAGTTCTACCCAAGCGACACAGAGGACAACCACGACGATGCCATGGACATCAAACCTGTCCGTCGCTTCCTCCCCGACTCTGTGAAGAACTTTTTCCGGGGCAGTAAGCGTTGGTCGTCCCGTTCAGCCGCACCAGACAACAACACCACCTCTGGTGGCGTGCCATGCTCTCCTCCAAACTCCTGCCCCCCTTCTCCAGTTCCCCCCGGCTCATACCTTGATCCCTACGGGGGGTCCGGAGGTAGCTACACTTCCCAAAAAGAGCGTGAAGCCATGTTGTTGGGGGAGCCGGTGGAGTCGGTGTCTGGGGTGTCTGGGCGCTCGGCCATGACCTACAGCGAGCGCGTGGAGGAGTACCACCAGCGCTACTCCTACATGAAGTCCTGGGCTGGGCTGCTGCGCATACTGGCCTGTGTGGAGCTGCTGCTTGGAGCGGCCGTCTTCGCCTGCGTCTGTGCCTACATACACAAGGACAACGAGTGGTTCAACATGTTCGGGTACTCCCAGCCCGGAATGGGGATCGGGGGTATGGGTGGTGCCATGTATGGGGGTGGGAGCCAGTACACGGGGCCCAAGACTCCCTTTGTCCTTGTGATCGCTGGCTTGGCCTGGGTGGCGACCATCATACTGCTGGTACTGGGCATGACCATGTACTACCGCACCATCCTGCTGGACTCCAGCTGGTGGCCAATCACGGAGTGTATCCTCAATTTTGCGTTGAGCATGCTGTACATGTCTGGTGGCGTCGTCTATGTGAATGACACTAACCGGGGGGGCCTCTGCTTCTACCATGTGTTCAACAATGGCCCCAATGCAGCCTTTTGCCGCACTGAAGCAGGCCAAACAGCAGCCATTATTTTCCTCTTTGTTAACATGTTGGTGTATCTGGTGGGTTCTGGTGTTTGCCTGAAGTTATGGAGGCACGAGGCGGCCCGAATGCGCCGTGAGGCCTTAGCACAAGAG ATGAAGACGACCGCATCAGTGCCATTTGGATTG ACCGGCCCAGGCTCCAGTGTTTCTGAACCAGTGAGGCAAGCTATGCTGTCAGTTCAGCCTGATGGCCGATCACTGTCTCCCGGACCCACACTAGAGCCGGAGATCATCCGGGGTCACATTCCAGCCGGACACATTCCCAAACCTGTGATAATTCCAGATTATGTGGC GAAATACCCCTCTATTTACTCGGATGAGGAGCGTGACAACTATAAGGCGGTGTTCAATGACCAGTACGCAGAGTACAGGGAGCTACACGCTGAGGTTGAGGTCCTGATCAAGAAGTTTGATGAGATGGACAACATGATGCAGAACATCCGTCCTACCAGCCAAATG GAGAAGGAGCGTGTCGATGCCGTTATTCAAGAGTATCAGAGGAAAAAAATG GATCCCACTTTCttggagaaaaaagagaggtgtgaatatctcaagagcAAGCTGGCTCACATCAAGCAGAAAATATATGAATAtgaacat ATACATTCagagtcgtggacacctcaacaggcacaggcaatgAGGCCTCAGGCGGGGGCAGGGGTGATGGTGATCACCGGCTTAGGTcgttgtcaccgggatgcagagctggagagactgggaggctGGGAGGTGGTGGTAGG ACATGGCCACCGGAACCGATCGCAGCACACCTTCTCTTACGAAGAGAAGCTCCTGCACTTTTACCGCTGGACTTCCCCACCTGGTGTGATGAAGATCatctccatcatcatcatcattatgtgtgtggctgtgtttgcctgtgtggcCTCCACACTGGTCTGGGactatgacatgtctgccatggGCATGGGAGGCCTTGGAACAGGGTTGGGAGGTGGTGGGATGtacggcgg gggggggggctatggaGGAAGCTATGGTGGGGGAGGCACTTATGGTGGGGGTTCTTTTGGTGGGGGATCAGGCACAGGAGGCTATGGCTATGGTGGGAGTGGGTACATGGATCCCAAATCAGGCAAGGGCTTCATCATTGCGATAGCAGCCATCACCTTCATCGCTGTgctcatcatcctcatcctggTGGTGTCACGCCAGAGCACCTCACAATCACCCAAATTTTACTTGGCGTCCACCATCATTTCGGCCATCCTGGCTCTTTTGATGCTCATTGCCACTATTGTCTACATGGTGGCTGTTAACCCACAGGCCCAGACGTCGGGGTCTATAATGTACAGCCAGATCCAAATGATGTGTTCCCAGTTCCAAAACCAACAGCAGGCCTCGGGCATCTTCATCAACCAGTACCTGTATCACTATTGTGTGGTGGAGCCACAGGAG GCCGTTGGTATTGTTCTTGGCTTTCTCATTGTCGTGGGCCTCATCATCCTGCTGGTATTTGCGGTGAAGACTCGCGGGCAGATCCGCAGATATGGCAGGGACCGCGTCCTGTGGGAGGAGGTCAAGATGCTCCGAGATGCGGGACCCAAGAGTGTTGGGGAGTGG GTGACGAGTGTATCGGGTGAACCAAACGCTCTGGTGAATGACTACAATGACCAAGTTGGTGGTTCTATAAACTACCTGGATGAAGGCATGGATAAGGAGAGACCCATATACCTCCCAGG GAGCTCTGACATTACAAGCTCCTTGGGTGGCCTGAAGAGCAAGCGGAAGGGCAGTGACATGGGAACAGAATCTGCGGATGAACTGGATGACCTTGACTTGGACAG TGAGTTCCCTCCTATTGTCACTGAGGAGCAGAGGCTGGACTATAAGCGTGCGTTTGATAGGGACCACATGGAGTACAAGCGGATTCAAGCGGAGATCGATGATGTTAACCTGGGAGTGACCGAGGTGGACCGAGAGCTGGACAGACTGCAGGAGGGCAGCCCACAATTCCTG GATGCCATGGATGAATACAACAGACTGAAGACCCTAAAGAAG TCATCAGAATACCAaatgaagaagaagaggagcaaGTACCTGAAGGCTAAGATGTCCCACTTGAAGAAGAGGGTCAATCAGTATGATCACAGACCATGA
- the gtf2h2 gene encoding general transcription factor IIH subunit 2 codes for MDEEPERTKRWEGGYERTWEVLKEDESGSLKATVEEILFQSKRKRVIESHGQVRLGMMRHLFVVVDTSRTMDDQDLKPNRLTSTLKLLEFFVDEYFDQNPISQIGIITTKNKRAEKLTDLAGNPKKHITALKKAVDTTCIGEPSLYNSINLAMLTLKHMPGHTSREILIIFSSLTTCDPANIYDLVKTLKALKIRVSVIGLSAEVRVCTVLTRETGGTYNVILDESHFRELLMLQVKPPPASSSSECSLIRMGFPQHIIASTSDQEARPSFSMAHLDSTGGPGLSLGGYYCPQCRAKYTELPVECRVCGLTLVSAPHLARSFHHLFPLDAFKESPLEEHAGERFCQACQGELKDQSVFTCPVCRSVFCVECDLFIHDTLHCCPTCLHNQGAS; via the exons atggaTGAAGAACCGGAGAGAACCAAGAGGTGGGAAGGAGGTTACGAGCGGACGTG GGAGGTGCTTAAAGAGGATGAGTCTGGATCGCTGAAGGCCACAGTCGAAGAGATTCTTTTTCAGAGCAAAAGGAAAAG GGTCATTGAGAGCCATGGGCAGGTTCGACTTGGGATG ATGCGGCACCTGTTTGTTGTGGTGGATACTTCCCGGACCATGGATGACCAGGACTTAAAACCTAATCGCCTGACCTCTACCCTAAAG CTACTGGAATTTTTTGTGGACGAGTACTTTGACCAGAATCCGATCAGTCAG ATCGGAATTATAACCACTAAAAACAAGAGGGCAGAGAAACTGACAGACCTTGCTG GTAACCCAAAGAAGCATATCACTGCCCTAAAGAAAGCGGTGGACACTACATGTATTGGAGAGCCTTCTCTCTACAACTCCATAAACCTTGCCATGCTGACGCTTAA ACACATGCCAGGGCACACCAGCAGAGAGATTCTGATCATCTTCAGCAGCCTTACTACATGTGACCCTGCAAACATTTATGATCTTGTAAAg ACTCTGAAAGCCCTGAAGATCCGTGTGTCTGTGATAGGCCTGTCTGCAGAGGTGCGAGTGTGCACCGTCCTCACGCGAGAGACGGGGG GGACCTACAATGTGATCCTGGATGAAAGCCATTTCCGTGAGCTGTTGATGCTGCAAGTGAAGCCTCCCCCAGCCAGCTCCTCTTCTGAATGCTCCCTCATCCGCATGG gTTTCCCACAACACATCATTGCTTCCACATCAGATCAAGAAGCCAGGCCATCCTTCAGCATGGC GCACTTGGATAGCACTGGCGGTCCTGGACTGAGTCTCGGAGGATACTACTGCCCCCAATGCAGGGCAAAGTACACCGAATTACCCGTGGAGTGCAGAGTTTGTG GCCTGACATTGGTGTCTGCACCTCACCTGGCACGATCCTTCCACCATCTCTTCCCCCTGGATGCCTTCAAGGAGAGTCCCCTGGAGGAGCATGCAGGAGAgag GTTTTGCCAAGCCTGTCAAGGTGAACTGAAAGACCAAAGT GTGTTCACTTGCCCTGTGTGTCggagtgtgttctgtgtggaATGTGACCTCTTCATCCACGACACCCTGCATTGCTGCCCCACCTGTCTGCACAACCAAGGAGCGTCCTGA
- the ak6 gene encoding adenylate kinase isoenzyme 6 has translation MKIMKRPNILLTGTPGVGKTTLGKELAQRTGLTYINVGDLAQEGQLFDGFDDEYQCPVLDEDRVVDELEDKMGEGGVIVDYHGCDFFPERWFDIVFVLRTDNTSLYNRLEGRGYTGKKLQDNVQCEIFQTIYEEAMEAYKPEIVHQLPSNEPEDLERNLDQISQWIEQWIKDNN, from the exons ATGAAAATCATGAAAAGACCAAATATTCTACTGACAG GAACTCCTGGAGTTGGTAAAACTACCTTGGGGAAGGAGCTAGCCCAGAGAACAGGGTTAACATACATCAATGTAGGTGACCTGGCTCAAGAAG GACAACTGTTTGATGGATTTGATGACGAATACCAGTGTCCAGTGTTAGACGAGGACCGA GTGGTGGATGAATTAGAAGATAAGATGGGAGAAGGAGGTGTTATAGTGGATTACCATGGCTGCGACTTTTTCCCTGAGCGATGGTTCgacattgtttttgttcttcGCACAGACAACACAAGTTTGTATAACCGACTGGAAGGCAG GGGATACACGGGAAAGAAACTTCAGGACAATGTCCAATGTGAGATCTTCCAGACCATCTACGAGGAGGCCATGGAAGCCTACAAGCCAGAGATTGTTCACCAGTTGCCTAGCAATGAGCCAGAGGACCTGGAGAGGAACCTGGATCAAATTTCACAGTGGATAGAACAGTGGATAAAGGACAATAACTAA